ATGCGCGTGCGCGACGAACAGCAGATCTTCCGGCCGGACATGATCGAGCTGCTGATGCAGGCGAAAAAGGGCAGCCTCAAGCACCAGCAGGCGGACGAGCCGCAGGTGGCGGCGGAAGGGTTTGCGACGGTCGAGGAGTCGCAGATTGGGCGCCGGGCCCATGATCGCCGCTGGACCGACAGCGAGCTAGTGGCGCAggctttcattttcttcttcgcaggCTACGAAACCATCTCCTGGACTATTTCGTTCGCCCTGTACGAGCTGGCGATCGCCGAGGACATCCAGCAGAAGTTGTTCCTAGAGCTGAGGGAAGCGGAATCATCGCTGGGCGACGGAGGTGAGGATATTTCCTACGAAAAGTTACAATCCCTACGCTACCTGGACATGGTCGTGTCGGAGACGCTACGCAAGTGGCCCATCGGCACGCTCCTGAACCGGGAGTGCGTGCGGGACTACGAGTACGACGATGGCAACGGAACCAAGTTCACCATCGAGAAGGGTATGGCGGTGTTCATCTCCGTCATCGGTATGCACTTCGATCCGAAGTACTACACCGATCCGGAGCGATTCGATCCGGAGCGGTTCAGCGAGGAGAACCGCAAAAACATCCAGCCCGGCACTTACATACCGTTCGGTGTTGGACCCCGGAACTGCATCGGTACGTAGACCTGTGCCGAACCGGTGCTAGATGTTTCTGTACCGAAAGGGTTCGTatcctttgtttttaatcgCTCCCACAGGATCCCGATTCGCGCTGATGGAAGTGAAGGCAGTCCTGTACTATCTGCTAAAGCAGTTCCGGGTGGTTCCGTGTGCCAGGACGCAGATTCCTTTGCAGTTGAAAAAGTCGGCCACACAGTTTGCCACCGAACATGGCGTATGGCTTGAGTTCCAGTCCCGAGCGTCGTGAAGACGAACAAATAGAATCTTAGTAACCGTCAGAAGAAGT
This genomic window from Anopheles bellator unplaced genomic scaffold, idAnoBellAS_SP24_06.2 scaffold02034_ctg1, whole genome shotgun sequence contains:
- the LOC131214719 gene encoding cytochrome P450 9e2-like; translated protein: DVIGTAAFGIKVDSFRDPQNEFISMARSITNQENMWKAVKLLGFTFFPKLMSRLNIDFLSKEEDRFFRGTITETMRVRDEQQIFRPDMIELLMQAKKGSLKHQQADEPQVAAEGFATVEESQIGRRAHDRRWTDSELVAQAFIFFFAGYETISWTISFALYELAIAEDIQQKLFLELREAESSLGDGGEDISYEKLQSLRYLDMVVSETLRKWPIGTLLNRECVRDYEYDDGNGTKFTIEKGMAVFISVIGMHFDPKYYTDPERFDPERFSEENRKNIQPGTYIPFGVGPRNCIGSRFALMEVKAVLYYLLKQFRVVPCARTQIPLQLKKSATQFATEHGVWLEFQSRAS